One part of the Dyadobacter sp. 676 genome encodes these proteins:
- a CDS encoding outer membrane beta-barrel protein, translated as MTSFKMAGQVRDTTGRLLPGVNVVLVVTGGSVPLKAATTSTEGVYEFQDVPAGSYLLRASLMGYAPFSSETIVLDERISSSAPKNITMHETVTSLTAVNVTARKRAIEIDKGKLVYNVSGSALASGASALDLLRRIPGVSVGQDDQITLKGASGINVMIDGKMTYLSENQLIQLLRGTNAENVARVEVISSPTAEFDAAGNAGIINFVTKRSMSDGYSLEYRSAVSKGKYWMLNENMAASYRSRRLTLTGSFDYNMPHRFMQSTNGNTFAENGKQVTIRRELKTPTKIDFYTYKVQADWEIAPRHHLNAGYHGYLDDYVKDNALSTVRKYNADGNLLGIVQSNNYLEEPYHYDAPNLGYQFQIDSLGKKLTADAHYISYRNFSDGTLSTDYFDQAGIPRAPRELLRVHQPGTVRIRSIKADLDLPFQTFALKTGLKYADIRNKANYRFDSPWNGEFVEAASMSNTFHYRERIAAAYVSVGKKFEKTNIEGGLRVESTMAEGYTVEAEVDNRWRYMKLFPSISIDQVINRNHEVNVSVSRRINRPTYSNLNPVRWYYDQYFFYAGNPYLRPELAWIYSLGYTWKEQYVLTASYSHRSDYIAKRLIIEPGTNAVVSQSANFESMERFDLILSVPFKPVPFWDIQITGGTNYTAYPVPLLDRMKTLKKWAGNAVVNQQLKLPAGIQMELSATWFSSELWGIYRKKWIFSTDLGLRKSFLNNKVDIRISFTDFLRTNRYGGRSLTDYTNYYYDDLPDTRRISLSVRYHIGGKLQLGQSRRIEEQDRL; from the coding sequence GTGACAAGCTTCAAAATGGCAGGCCAGGTGCGGGATACGACCGGACGACTGCTTCCAGGGGTCAATGTAGTGCTGGTCGTTACAGGCGGCAGTGTACCCCTGAAGGCGGCGACTACTTCTACGGAAGGAGTTTATGAATTTCAGGATGTACCTGCCGGAAGCTATTTGCTTAGGGCCTCTTTAATGGGATATGCGCCTTTTTCATCTGAAACAATAGTCTTAGATGAACGGATTTCTTCAAGTGCTCCGAAGAACATCACCATGCATGAAACGGTTACCAGTCTTACCGCAGTCAATGTCACGGCACGCAAGCGAGCCATTGAAATCGACAAGGGAAAGCTGGTATACAATGTTTCGGGTAGCGCACTCGCTTCGGGTGCGTCGGCACTGGATTTGCTTCGGCGCATACCTGGGGTGAGTGTGGGGCAAGACGATCAGATTACATTGAAAGGTGCGTCGGGAATTAATGTGATGATTGACGGAAAAATGACCTATCTCTCCGAAAATCAATTGATACAATTACTCCGGGGCACAAATGCGGAGAACGTCGCCAGGGTAGAGGTAATATCTTCTCCAACGGCCGAATTCGATGCAGCGGGCAATGCCGGGATCATCAATTTTGTGACGAAAAGAAGTATGTCGGACGGATATTCCCTGGAATACCGCTCGGCTGTTTCCAAAGGGAAATATTGGATGTTGAATGAAAACATGGCCGCCAGCTACCGCAGCCGCCGGCTTACCCTCACCGGCTCTTTCGACTATAACATGCCGCACCGTTTTATGCAGAGCACTAACGGGAACACTTTTGCCGAAAATGGCAAGCAGGTAACGATCCGCCGGGAACTCAAAACACCTACCAAAATTGATTTTTACACCTATAAAGTGCAGGCGGACTGGGAAATCGCGCCGCGCCACCATTTGAATGCCGGTTACCACGGATATCTCGACGATTACGTGAAAGACAACGCTTTGTCCACGGTCAGAAAATATAATGCGGACGGCAACTTGCTAGGCATTGTCCAAAGCAACAATTATCTGGAAGAGCCCTACCATTACGACGCGCCCAACCTGGGTTATCAGTTTCAAATCGATAGTCTTGGTAAAAAATTGACTGCCGACGCGCACTACATTTCCTACCGCAACTTCTCGGACGGCACACTTTCAACCGACTATTTTGATCAGGCGGGTATTCCGCGCGCGCCCAGGGAACTGCTGCGCGTGCATCAGCCGGGCACTGTAAGAATCCGTTCTATTAAGGCGGACCTGGATCTGCCATTTCAAACATTTGCATTAAAAACCGGTCTTAAATACGCTGATATCCGTAACAAGGCTAACTATCGTTTCGACTCGCCTTGGAATGGCGAATTCGTGGAGGCGGCTTCGATGTCCAATACTTTTCATTATCGCGAGCGAATTGCAGCCGCTTACGTTTCGGTCGGCAAGAAGTTTGAAAAAACCAACATTGAAGGCGGGCTCAGGGTTGAATCCACTATGGCCGAAGGTTACACTGTGGAGGCAGAAGTCGATAACCGCTGGCGATATATGAAGCTTTTTCCATCGATATCCATCGATCAGGTCATAAATCGGAATCATGAAGTGAACGTTTCTGTGAGCCGCCGCATCAACAGACCTACTTACTCAAATTTAAATCCGGTCAGGTGGTATTACGACCAGTACTTCTTCTACGCAGGTAACCCGTACCTGCGTCCCGAATTGGCCTGGATCTATTCGCTGGGCTATACCTGGAAAGAGCAATATGTGCTGACGGCCAGCTACTCCCACCGAAGCGATTACATTGCCAAGAGGCTTATCATCGAACCAGGCACAAATGCGGTCGTCAGCCAGAGCGCCAATTTTGAAAGTATGGAAAGGTTTGACCTGATTCTGTCGGTCCCTTTCAAGCCCGTCCCTTTCTGGGATATCCAAATCACCGGCGGCACCAACTATACGGCCTACCCGGTGCCGTTACTGGATAGAATGAAGACTTTGAAAAAGTGGGCAGGCAATGCGGTTGTCAACCAGCAATTGAAATTACCGGCTGGGATTCAAATGGAGCTTTCGGCCACTTGGTTTTCAAGTGAATTATGGGGGATTTATAGGAAAAAATGGATCTTCTCTACCGATTTAGGACTTCGTAAATCCTTCCTAAACAACAAAGTCGACATCCGCATCTCATTCACCGACTTCCTGCGCACGAATCGCTACGGCGGCCGGTCACTAACGGATTACACCAATTACTATTATGACGACCT
- a CDS encoding GTP-binding protein, with translation MNRKKLPVTVLSGFLGAGKTTLLNHILHNKEGLKVAVIVNDMSEVNIDALLVKSENTLSRTEERLVEMSNGCICCTLREDLMIEVEKLAKENRFDYLLIESTGISEPVPVAQTFSFVDEENRIDLSKWARIDCMVTVVDAFNFAADFGSVDTISGRNLNDDKTDTRTIVNLLTDQIEFADVILLNKTDLVTRERLDELRAVIKALNPGARVIESVFSKIDTREVLGTGLFDYEKAEQSAGWIQELQAAQNGGHTPETEEYGISSFVFRDPRPFHPERFWTYLSQNWPAGIIRSKGLFWIASRKAEALNWSQAGGSVRADPAGVWWASMPESKRLRYQAYIENRAQIEARWGRFGDRINELVIIGQDIDQDLITTELVKCLCTESEIIHMQSGGRFKDSFPVFG, from the coding sequence ATGAACAGGAAAAAATTGCCGGTTACCGTATTAAGCGGTTTCCTGGGAGCGGGTAAAACAACGTTGCTCAACCACATCTTACATAACAAGGAAGGCTTGAAGGTGGCTGTAATCGTCAATGATATGAGCGAAGTGAATATAGATGCCCTGCTGGTTAAAAGCGAAAACACGTTGAGCCGCACCGAGGAGCGCCTGGTCGAAATGTCGAATGGGTGTATTTGCTGTACGCTCCGGGAAGATTTGATGATCGAAGTGGAAAAGTTGGCGAAAGAAAACCGTTTCGACTATTTATTGATCGAAAGCACAGGTATCTCGGAGCCGGTGCCGGTCGCGCAGACATTCAGCTTTGTGGATGAAGAAAACAGGATCGATCTCTCCAAATGGGCTCGCATTGACTGTATGGTCACCGTAGTCGACGCATTTAACTTCGCTGCCGACTTCGGGTCCGTCGATACCATTTCCGGCCGGAATCTGAACGACGACAAGACAGACACACGCACGATCGTGAACCTGCTGACCGACCAGATCGAATTTGCCGACGTGATCCTGCTGAACAAGACGGACCTGGTAACCCGGGAGCGATTGGACGAGCTGCGCGCCGTCATCAAAGCGCTCAATCCCGGTGCACGGGTCATCGAAAGCGTTTTTTCTAAAATCGATACGCGCGAAGTGCTGGGCACCGGACTATTCGATTACGAAAAGGCAGAACAATCGGCTGGCTGGATCCAGGAGCTCCAAGCGGCCCAAAATGGCGGACATACGCCTGAAACGGAGGAATATGGCATTTCCTCGTTTGTTTTCCGCGACCCGCGCCCGTTCCACCCGGAGCGTTTCTGGACCTACCTTTCCCAAAACTGGCCTGCTGGCATTATCCGCAGTAAAGGCCTGTTCTGGATCGCCTCGCGGAAGGCGGAAGCGCTGAACTGGAGCCAGGCAGGCGGCTCGGTAAGAGCCGATCCCGCCGGTGTATGGTGGGCAAGCATGCCTGAATCGAAACGGCTGCGTTACCAGGCCTATATAGAAAACCGGGCACAGATTGAAGCGCGCTGGGGGCGCTTTGGAGACCGTATCAACGAGCTGGTGATTATCGGGCAGGATATTGATCAGGACCTGATTACTACGGAGCTTGTCAAATGCCTTTGCACCGAAAGCGAGATCATCCATATGCAAAGCGGTGGTCGGTTCAAAGATTCGTTTCCGGTTTTTGGATGA
- a CDS encoding DUF3526 domain-containing protein — translation MHFKFIRTIARQEWHSVFRSKTTLVLFLVLLAVSLLAVFTGWQYVGKFNAQQAAASAEVHEQWTSQPNRHPHRVAHYGYLVFREKSPLSFFDYGLDSYVGNSVFLEAHRQNTVNMSEAGFSNGMLRFGELSMAMVLQLLVPLFIIFIGFQTVARLKQNGVLKILLCQRASYLDIMVGKTAGLTAVTWALFVPLLILGLTAGIAMAPESVGGELVLRIMLIVFLYALYFLVITLLVVTVSAMSASAKNALMMLVLSWMLFFVVLPKGAQTLGSSLFEAPDKIAFERAIESDVSKEGDSHNPDDPHFANLKNATLKKYGVDSIQHLPINYGALVMQEGESITSAIYNRHFDALISKYKSQNAVSTFFGFADPFLAIRNISMNLAGTDFDSFTAFQKQTEQYRFEKTKRLNEIHLTQVSFKNNSTQRVSAKNFQDMPDFVFQPVSVSQNLATSAASVAALLLWVLAGFPLLKFVSSKRQYQL, via the coding sequence ATGCATTTCAAATTTATCAGGACCATCGCCCGGCAGGAATGGCATTCTGTGTTCAGGAGCAAAACTACTCTCGTGTTGTTCCTCGTGCTGCTGGCCGTGTCGCTACTGGCAGTCTTCACGGGCTGGCAATATGTCGGCAAATTCAACGCACAACAGGCGGCGGCAAGCGCAGAAGTCCACGAGCAGTGGACGAGCCAGCCCAACCGGCACCCGCACCGGGTAGCGCATTACGGTTACCTGGTATTCCGCGAAAAATCGCCGCTCAGTTTCTTTGATTATGGGCTGGATAGCTACGTGGGCAACTCGGTTTTCCTGGAAGCGCACCGGCAAAACACCGTCAATATGAGCGAGGCAGGTTTTTCAAATGGCATGCTGCGCTTCGGCGAACTGAGCATGGCGATGGTGCTGCAATTGCTGGTGCCGCTCTTTATCATCTTTATCGGTTTTCAGACCGTCGCCCGATTGAAGCAAAACGGGGTTTTAAAGATCCTGCTTTGTCAGCGGGCTTCATACCTGGACATTATGGTTGGCAAAACTGCCGGACTGACTGCTGTAACCTGGGCGCTGTTTGTTCCATTATTAATACTTGGCCTTACAGCAGGCATTGCCATGGCGCCCGAAAGCGTGGGCGGCGAACTGGTGTTGCGTATAATGCTGATCGTTTTTCTGTACGCGTTATATTTTTTAGTGATCACTTTACTGGTAGTTACGGTATCGGCCATGAGCGCCTCGGCTAAAAATGCGCTGATGATGCTGGTGCTGAGCTGGATGCTCTTTTTCGTGGTTTTGCCAAAAGGGGCGCAGACGCTGGGAAGCAGCTTGTTCGAAGCACCGGATAAAATCGCATTTGAACGCGCCATTGAATCTGATGTGAGCAAGGAGGGCGACAGCCACAATCCCGACGACCCGCATTTTGCAAACCTGAAAAACGCTACACTGAAAAAGTACGGCGTTGATTCGATCCAACATCTTCCTATTAACTACGGCGCGCTGGTCATGCAGGAAGGGGAAAGCATTACTTCTGCGATTTACAACAGGCATTTCGATGCACTCATCAGTAAGTACAAGTCTCAAAACGCAGTGTCAACATTCTTCGGCTTCGCAGATCCCTTCCTGGCGATCCGCAACATTTCGATGAACCTGGCAGGCACCGACTTTGATTCCTTCACAGCATTTCAGAAACAGACCGAGCAATACCGCTTTGAAAAAACCAAAAGGCTCAACGAGATCCACCTGACGCAGGTTTCTTTCAAAAACAACAGCACCCAGCGGGTCAGTGCCAAGAACTTCCAGGACATGCCCGACTTCGTTTTTCAGCCCGTATCTGTGAGTCAAAACCTCGCTACCAGCGCGGCCAGCGTGGCGGCCTTGCTGCTTTGGGTGTTGGCGGGTTTTCCCCTGTTAAAATTTGTTTCCTCTAAACGTCAATACCAGTTATGA
- a CDS encoding DUF3526 domain-containing protein, translated as MIASRKVFLLETKNFVLGKTVLVGAVALLLFALYGFFYGNRLIGQQQQTIDEVPEVQREHLKDIVAHGAKATVGTTAYYPFFYTSNPPTPWAKFAVGQRDVNPYTLKVKMLAIEGQLYDSELTNPQTLLVGNLDSSFVFIFLFPLLIIALLYNVFSEEQENGVWKIVRTTTGSIGQTIAGKLLIRYAAVILIALAIFLISVLALQLPLAAPTFQLLLVLLAYVLFWLLVATLVVALGRSSAFNATTLVCVWIFLAILFPGIANIAVNNAVPIPEAAETAVRQREGYHKKWDLPKGPTMEKFYAVYPQYRKYPIPEDQYSPGWYYAMQFAGDLESTNSAEKLFGKLAERQSLTETIGAFNPVITAQQALNKIANTDLASQVRYLESVKAHHRQVREYFYPFIFENVPTPSIDWMGYPPYKPVDYETEPLAGSLVSLLVWGILLAACAVFLFQINFIQIKDIQNA; from the coding sequence ATGATCGCCAGCCGCAAAGTATTCCTGCTGGAAACCAAAAATTTTGTTTTGGGCAAGACAGTGCTCGTTGGGGCCGTAGCGCTGTTGCTTTTTGCGTTGTATGGTTTCTTTTACGGCAACCGCCTGATCGGCCAGCAGCAGCAGACGATCGATGAAGTGCCCGAAGTGCAGCGAGAACATTTGAAAGACATTGTCGCGCACGGTGCGAAAGCAACAGTCGGTACCACCGCCTATTACCCGTTTTTCTACACCAGCAACCCGCCCACACCCTGGGCGAAGTTTGCCGTCGGGCAGCGCGACGTAAACCCTTATACGTTGAAAGTCAAAATGCTCGCGATCGAGGGCCAGTTGTACGATTCCGAACTGACCAACCCGCAAACGCTGCTGGTAGGGAACCTGGATTCTTCCTTTGTTTTCATATTTCTTTTTCCGCTATTAATCATCGCATTGCTTTACAATGTGTTCTCCGAAGAACAGGAAAACGGCGTCTGGAAAATCGTGCGCACCACCACGGGTAGTATCGGGCAGACGATCGCCGGAAAACTCCTGATCCGCTACGCGGCGGTAATACTGATCGCGCTGGCGATTTTCCTAATTTCGGTGCTCGCCTTGCAACTTCCACTAGCTGCTCCGACTTTTCAGCTGCTGCTCGTTTTGCTGGCTTACGTGCTTTTCTGGCTGCTGGTGGCGACCCTGGTCGTGGCGCTCGGAAGAAGCTCTGCTTTTAATGCTACCACGCTGGTTTGCGTCTGGATTTTCCTGGCGATCCTGTTTCCAGGTATTGCCAATATCGCTGTCAACAATGCGGTGCCAATCCCGGAGGCGGCAGAGACGGCCGTGCGCCAGCGGGAAGGTTACCATAAAAAGTGGGATCTGCCCAAAGGACCGACCATGGAGAAATTTTATGCGGTTTACCCTCAATACCGCAAATACCCGATCCCGGAAGACCAGTATTCTCCGGGCTGGTACTATGCCATGCAGTTTGCGGGCGATCTCGAGTCGACAAATTCTGCTGAAAAGCTTTTTGGAAAACTGGCCGAACGACAATCGCTTACAGAAACTATCGGCGCGTTCAACCCGGTGATCACCGCCCAGCAGGCATTGAACAAAATCGCCAACACCGACCTGGCCAGCCAGGTGCGTTACCTCGAATCCGTGAAAGCGCATCACCGGCAGGTTCGCGAGTATTTCTATCCATTCATTTTCGAAAACGTTCCGACGCCCAGCATCGACTGGATGGGCTACCCACCTTACAAACCTGTTGACTATGAAACAGAGCCGCTCGCTGGCAGCTTGGTGAGCCTGCTCGTTTGGGGCATTTTGCTAGCGGCTTGCGCCGTGTTTTTATTCCAAATCAATTTTATCCAGATAAAAGATATTCAAAATGCTTGA
- a CDS encoding ATP-binding cassette domain-containing protein, with product MLEAKGLTKRYGSHTALNNLNLSIGAGEIFALLGQNGAGKTTTINLFLGFIEPSEGSASINGVSVAEHPQEIKQYLAYIPETVMLYPNLTGLENLEYFSSLAGFDYSEDELRKFLATAGLQAQAFDQRLGGYSKGMRQKVGIAIAVAKKAKVLLLDEPTSGLDPKASNEFSQIIQNLAAEGTAILMATHDIFRAKEVATRIGIMKEGVLQAVIDADKISANELESLYLKTV from the coding sequence ATGCTTGAAGCCAAAGGATTGACCAAACGATATGGCAGCCACACTGCATTGAACAACTTGAACCTGAGCATTGGCGCAGGTGAAATTTTCGCTTTGCTCGGACAAAACGGGGCGGGCAAAACCACGACAATCAACCTTTTCCTGGGCTTCATTGAACCCAGCGAAGGCTCGGCCTCCATCAACGGCGTCTCCGTGGCCGAGCACCCGCAGGAGATCAAGCAGTACCTGGCCTATATTCCTGAAACTGTCATGCTGTACCCCAACCTGACGGGCCTGGAAAACCTGGAATATTTCTCGTCGCTCGCCGGTTTCGATTATTCCGAAGACGAGCTGCGTAAGTTCTTGGCTACCGCGGGCCTGCAAGCCCAGGCTTTCGACCAGCGGCTGGGCGGCTATTCTAAAGGGATGCGCCAGAAAGTAGGTATCGCCATTGCCGTGGCCAAAAAAGCCAAAGTACTGCTGCTCGACGAGCCCACCAGCGGCCTCGACCCGAAAGCTTCCAATGAATTTTCCCAAATCATTCAGAATCTGGCCGCAGAAGGGACAGCGATCTTAATGGCCACCCACGACATTTTCCGCGCCAAAGAAGTAGCCACCCGGATTGGCATTATGAAGGAAGGCGTGCTGCAAGCGGTGATCGACGCCGACAAGATCTCGGCCAATGAGCTGGAAAGTTTGTATTTGAAAACGGTGTAA
- a CDS encoding TonB-dependent receptor translates to MIRTFITMLLLASFPLYAQTITGSVSDAATGSPIPGASVSMASSGNGTVTDSTGKFRLEGSGILLVTSVGYKPTRLRASNALTKIELLPEATQLQTVEVMGRVSKDYASDYSFSATRISALNKDIPQAITSITKELIADRQAFQLGDAVKIASGVIPSSYYNQYTIRGISQNEEGQIINGMRTRQYYFLQPLTANIERVEVIKGPASATFSSVDPGGSINMVTKKPLATERKELSLAAGSFSTFRGMADFTGPLNASKTLLYRVNGAYQQARSFRDMVGNKSLLVSPSISYIPNNKTSLNAELIYNDMNGTLDRGQPIFGAIAGQTSLNSTPITLSLGAPNDHFRSKEVIIMGSLAHKFNSSIGFNAAYMKQSWTEDLQEHRTTNAFAPDINNQPVTSLAAMQFVQRQQYWNIDNLNAYFDFNFNIGSINHKLLVGYDLTRWQKLKGGGQNAARGFLLKDGTVAGSFVLSNAANYQTITIDGVTLPRPNVNHFNLQNPQYTIRNVEDYNLNVRTALPSALTTTNGIYIQEQMKVGKLTMLLALRNDWFEDITNYNAPGTLTVHKTALLPRVGLTYALTKTINAYVTYLEGFQPQSNTVTLMPQTGTLPAGSQFAPLRSDLKELGFKADFFQSRMRLNLAFYEINQKNILMNANDPANPDLLVTRGAERSRGIEWDLAGYITPQWQVNASYSFIDAVIREDADESLIGTRKQNTPKHSANLWTRYNFGGNTAFKDLGIGLGVQHQGNKVPWFTRDFLIPAYTIFDAAIYYTPSKSSMQIALNANNLFDKTYWLGAQNYLRLFPGAPRNVMLTLTFRF, encoded by the coding sequence ATGATCAGGACTTTTATCACCATGCTGCTGCTAGCCAGCTTCCCGCTCTACGCGCAGACTATCACTGGCTCGGTTTCCGACGCTGCGACTGGCAGCCCGATCCCAGGCGCCAGTGTTTCGATGGCCAGTTCGGGTAATGGTACGGTTACGGACTCCACGGGCAAATTCAGGCTGGAAGGCAGTGGCATTCTGTTGGTGACCTCGGTTGGGTACAAACCTACACGCCTGAGGGCAAGTAATGCATTGACGAAAATTGAACTCCTCCCCGAAGCGACGCAGTTGCAAACGGTGGAAGTAATGGGGCGGGTTAGCAAGGATTACGCCAGCGACTATTCCTTTTCGGCCACCCGGATCTCTGCATTGAACAAAGACATACCCCAGGCAATTACTTCCATCACCAAAGAGCTGATTGCCGATCGGCAGGCATTCCAGCTGGGTGACGCGGTCAAGATTGCCAGCGGTGTAATCCCTTCGAGCTATTATAACCAGTACACCATTCGGGGAATCAGCCAGAATGAGGAGGGGCAAATCATCAATGGCATGCGTACCAGGCAGTATTACTTCCTGCAACCGCTGACGGCCAACATCGAGCGCGTAGAGGTGATCAAAGGCCCTGCCAGTGCTACATTTTCGTCTGTGGATCCTGGCGGGAGCATCAATATGGTGACCAAAAAACCGCTTGCGACCGAAAGAAAAGAATTGAGCCTTGCCGCAGGAAGTTTCAGTACATTTCGCGGCATGGCGGATTTCACAGGACCGTTGAATGCTTCCAAAACACTTTTATATCGTGTCAATGGGGCTTATCAGCAGGCGCGGTCTTTCCGGGATATGGTCGGCAACAAATCCCTGCTGGTGTCGCCGTCGATCAGCTACATTCCCAATAATAAGACTTCATTGAATGCGGAGCTGATTTACAACGATATGAACGGTACTCTTGATCGCGGCCAGCCAATTTTTGGTGCGATAGCAGGACAAACCAGTCTAAACAGCACGCCGATCACCCTTAGCCTGGGCGCACCCAACGACCATTTCCGCTCCAAAGAGGTGATCATCATGGGTAGTCTTGCGCATAAGTTCAATTCGAGCATTGGCTTCAACGCAGCTTATATGAAACAATCGTGGACGGAGGATTTGCAAGAACACCGGACCACTAATGCATTTGCCCCTGATATCAATAACCAACCTGTTACCAGCCTTGCCGCGATGCAGTTTGTACAGCGGCAGCAATACTGGAACATTGATAACCTAAACGCGTATTTTGATTTCAACTTCAATATTGGCAGCATCAATCACAAGCTGTTGGTAGGCTATGATCTTACTCGCTGGCAGAAACTGAAAGGCGGCGGCCAGAATGCTGCCAGAGGATTTTTGCTGAAAGATGGTACCGTTGCGGGTTCTTTTGTGCTCTCCAATGCCGCCAACTACCAGACGATCACGATAGACGGCGTCACATTGCCCAGACCGAACGTCAATCATTTTAATCTGCAAAACCCACAGTACACCATCCGCAATGTAGAGGATTACAACCTGAATGTACGGACAGCATTACCTTCCGCTTTAACTACCACAAATGGAATTTACATTCAGGAACAAATGAAGGTGGGGAAGCTGACGATGCTCCTTGCGCTCAGGAACGATTGGTTTGAGGATATTACCAATTACAATGCACCGGGTACATTGACAGTCCACAAAACTGCGCTTCTTCCAAGGGTTGGCCTGACCTATGCGTTGACCAAAACCATCAACGCATATGTCACTTACCTGGAAGGTTTTCAGCCGCAATCAAATACGGTAACATTGATGCCGCAAACAGGTACCTTACCCGCCGGGAGCCAGTTCGCGCCGCTTCGGAGCGACTTGAAAGAGCTGGGTTTTAAGGCCGATTTCTTTCAGAGCCGCATGCGCCTAAACCTGGCATTTTATGAGATCAACCAGAAAAACATCCTGATGAATGCCAACGATCCGGCTAACCCTGACCTGCTCGTTACCCGAGGCGCCGAGCGCAGCCGCGGGATCGAGTGGGATCTGGCGGGTTACATTACCCCACAGTGGCAGGTGAATGCATCATATAGTTTCATTGACGCGGTGATCCGTGAAGATGCCGATGAAAGTCTGATTGGTACGCGCAAGCAGAACACACCCAAGCACAGTGCTAACCTGTGGACACGCTATAATTTCGGAGGCAATACCGCTTTCAAGGATTTAGGGATCGGTTTGGGCGTTCAGCACCAAGGCAACAAAGTGCCTTGGTTTACAAGAGATTTTCTCATACCGGCATATACTATTTTCGACGCTGCCATTTACTATACTCCCTCGAAAAGCAGTATGCAGATTGCACTGAATGCCAATAATTTATTTGATAAAACCTATTGGCTGGGTGCTCAGAACTACCTGCGACTTTTCCCCGGAGCTCCGAGGAATGTCATGTTAACGCTGACATTTCGGTTCTAA
- a CDS encoding DUF6443 domain-containing protein, which produces MNHLYRWLALSWLATTSYFGLAQTPTANYIISRTYKQAGINENLAGANFTATANQATSQVSYFDGLGKPTQQVAAFGAGSKADIVTITEYDALQRPVRTFLPTPMSSNGGQLRAGADVKTAAKDYYTSSTKVSAPIAANAQPETFSTQTFYESAPLNRVTGSKAPGATGNSTQFHGVNVADEVKYYRAVGAALTDIELNSTYAAGELTYTRTVDEAGGSVTQYQDRLGRIVLKRTLTNKIVQGGP; this is translated from the coding sequence ATGAATCATCTTTATCGATGGCTGGCCCTGAGTTGGCTAGCTACTACCTCCTATTTTGGCCTGGCACAGACTCCCACGGCCAATTACATTATCAGCCGCACCTACAAGCAGGCTGGCATTAACGAAAACCTAGCTGGCGCCAACTTTACTGCCACGGCCAATCAGGCTACCAGCCAGGTCTCCTACTTCGATGGGCTTGGCAAGCCGACCCAACAAGTTGCCGCTTTTGGAGCAGGGTCCAAGGCTGATATTGTCACAATAACCGAGTATGACGCGTTGCAACGACCCGTCAGGACATTTTTACCGACACCAATGAGCTCCAATGGTGGACAACTTCGGGCGGGGGCGGATGTTAAAACCGCAGCTAAGGATTATTACACCAGTTCTACAAAGGTGTCGGCTCCGATTGCAGCTAATGCACAACCGGAAACGTTTTCAACTCAAACTTTTTACGAAAGTGCGCCGCTCAACCGAGTCACCGGAAGTAAAGCGCCGGGGGCTACCGGCAATTCCACGCAGTTCCATGGTGTAAACGTAGCCGACGAAGTCAAATACTACCGCGCCGTTGGCGCGGCTCTTACCGATATTGAATTGAACAGCACATATGCGGCTGGCGAATTGACTTATACGCGTACTGTTGACGAGGCAGGTGGCAGCGTGACCCAGTACCAGGATCGGCTTGGCCGGATCGTTCTTAAGCGGACACTTACCAACAAAATTGTTCAGGGGGGTCCTTAA
- a CDS encoding RHS repeat-associated core domain-containing protein produces MLDETGNVIQETEYYAFGLAIPRTVGINKYLYNGKEKQPETEWLDYGARQYDPAISRWMIIDPLAELSIGVSGYAYVENDPIRKIDLFGLIDINNDGTDDGISLPEATVTGKRPDPLFCAV; encoded by the coding sequence GTGCTGGATGAGACCGGCAACGTGATCCAGGAAACAGAGTACTACGCGTTTGGGCTGGCGATACCTAGGACAGTAGGAATTAATAAGTATCTTTACAACGGTAAGGAGAAACAACCCGAGACCGAGTGGCTCGACTATGGAGCTCGGCAGTATGACCCGGCGATTAGCAGGTGGATGATCATCGATCCGCTAGCGGAATTAAGTATTGGTGTTTCTGGATACGCTTATGTTGAAAATGACCCAATAAGAAAGATTGATCTTTTTGGATTAATTGATATCAATAATGATGGAACTGATGATGGAATATCTTTACCGGAGGCCACGGTAACTGGGAAAAGGCCTGACCCTCTTTTTTGCGCAGTATGA